TTTTTTGTATTAAAATTTGCTCATTTGAGCAATAAAACTACAAACGGCAGCGACCGCCGCTTACAGATCCCAGACTAGGGACCATCAGGTAAAATCCCTGAAAAACTCCGGGCGGTGAAAATCGGGTTTCTCGGTTTCAATCTCGAATGCGCTCAGGTAGTGCGGCGTTTTCGCCTTGTCGGCGCACTTGTACAGGTTTCCCCTGAGTTGGACTCCGTTGAAACTTTGGATGCCAAGGATGCTCGCCGGAATCTGCACCGTCATTCCCCAGCACACCAGGTTGCCTGCCACGCTGGCAAGTTGCTTGGTCCGAATCACCTTGTCGATTTCCGACTGCGGAAGCGCCGTGCGGTTATTGCGGTCGGGGCCACGGGCCGCCAAAAGGTAGCCACGGCTAGTCGTTTCGAAGTTGAAGTACTCACCGGGATTCACTGGACTCTGTAGGAAAATTTCGACGCAGGAATCTTCCCAACTGCGGCCGTTGTCGCCATCGACTTCGGCACGGAAGCAGTCCGAAGGTTCTTCCA
The window above is part of the Fibrobacter sp. UWH4 genome. Proteins encoded here:
- a CDS encoding carbohydrate-binding family 9-like protein gives rise to the protein MLLKPNMNWPQNQGIALPTVLAEAELSADYFTIHFTVEEPSDCFRAEVDGDNGRSWEDSCVEIFLQSPVNPGEYFNFETTSRGYLLAARGPDRNNRTALPQSEIDKVIRTKQLASVAGNLVCWGMTVQIPASILGIQSFNGVQLRGNLYKCADKAKTPHYLSAFEIETEKPDFHRPEFFRDFT